The Alicyclobacillus macrosporangiidus CPP55 genome segment GGCGACTTTGGCCACCATGCCGGTGTACAACCACGGCCCGCCAGGCCGCTCCCGCTGCACCATCACCCGGATGTCGACCGGCCTGCCGCCGACCTGGAAGAGCGGGATGCCCTGCTGCACGACGTACGCCTTGGGATCGCGGATCCGCTCCACGTGGCGGACCGCCGCTTCAACCGATCGGAAGGTGCGCCGGGAGTGCACGGTGTGTTGGACATGGACCTTTCCACCATCCCGCCACACCTTGAGGATTCCCTGTCCGCGGCTGCCACCGGAGGGTTTGACGAAGACAACCCGGTACCGCCGGAGGAACGCTGCCAACACGGCGGGCGTATACCGGGCGGTGGCGGGCAGGTGCCGGCGGATCTCCTTGTGTTGGGAAAACAGCCGGTACAACAGATACTTGCCCAGTTCTGGCTTGCGTGCCACTGCGGCCGCCTCCCTCTCTCCTGGATGCCGCCAGCGTATGCCGGTCGGCCAGGCCTGAAACGGTCAGGCGCACAACCGAACGCCATGGAGAAAACGTGGTATCATGAAGGGGTCTGAATGGACAGACAAGCGGCAATTGCGCCGATCTCAAAAAGGGGGGAACCGTCCATGCACGTGGTGGTGATTGGAGCGGGTGCGGTCGGGGGGTACTTCGGCGCACGCCTGGCTCAGAACGGGATTCCTGTGACGTTTCTCGTCCGGGAGCGCCGCCGCCAGCAACTGGCTGAACGGGGGCTTCGCGTGCGCAGCGTCTATGGCGACATTCAGTTGTCTCCGCAGCTCGCGGTGCGCCCGGAAGACATCGCGAGCCCCGGCCTGGTCCTGTTGGCGGTCAAACAATACCACCTCGAAGGCGCATTACCTCAGGTCCAAGCGCTGGCCAGACAAGGGGCATACGTGCTGCCGCTGCTCAACGGCATCCGTCACCTGGATGCGCTCCGTTCCGTCGTGCCGCCGCGCCAGCTGCTCGGCGGATTGTGCCACATCGAGGCAACCTTGGACGCCAGCGGCGATGTCGTCCACACCAGCCAACTGCACGATATCACCTACGGCCCGCTGGCAGAGACGGATGCGGAGGCCCTGCCCGCGATCGACGAGACCCTGCAGGGCCGCGGGTTCATCGCCCGCCGGAGCGAACAGGTGTTGGTCGACATGTGGATCAAATACATCTGCCTGTCGACCCTCAGCGGCCTGACCGCGTCGACCCGCAAACCCATCGGCGCGGTGCGGGAAGACGGACCCGCGTCCCGTCTGATGCGCCAATTCGCCGCCGAGGCGGCCGCCGTCGCCCGGGCGGAATGTCCCGAGGTCCCGAGTGAGGCGGCGGATCAGGCGGTGCGCTGGCTGGAGCGCCTGCCGGCGTCGATGACCTCGAGTATGCATCGTGATCTGGAGAAAGGATTGCCCATCGAGATCGAAAGCATTCAGGGGGTTCTCGTCGAGCTGGCCGAGCGGCACGGGATCGATACCCCGGCCATCCGCACCCTGTACGCCGTCTTGCATCCCCATCGGGAGGGCGCACGCGAGCCAGCGGGGCAGGCCTGATGCCCACCCCAGGCCCGGTGCGAGTCACCGGGCCTCCCCGGTTTCGCCGGAACGGCCCTTACACCGCGCGATCTCCGACAGCAAATCCGCCCGGAAGCGGGCGATCTCGGCGCCCGGCTGTTCCAACTCCCGCTCTGTGAACGTCCGAAGCCAGGGGCCCCCGCGGAACGGCGCGACGTTGTGCGGCGCCACGCGGACCTCGTACTTCGGCCCTTCCCCGCTCCCGTCATCGGGAAGCCGGCGGAGCGTGCGCACCAGCACGTTGGCGATCCGCGGATCCATCGGCTCCGCGACCAGTTCCATGTCAGCCAGCGGAAACCGGGTGAACAGCCACGTCCACTCCCCCATTTCGTTCACCCCCCGTCTCCTTCCTTGCGCTGGATTTCCATGGCCGCCCCGGGACCGCCCGGTTCAGTCCTTGTCGACCGCGATGCCGATCCGCGCTCGGAAGCGGGCCAAGAACCGCTCCGCGTCCACCTCGACGCACACCTGCACGTTGGCCTCGCCCTCGGCGTGCGGGCGTGCGTCGACCACCGTCATGCCCGCCGTGATCCCATCGCACGACACGCGCACCGAATACGGCCGTGTCGTGCACAGCGTCGGATCCTCGGCGACGGCGACAGCCAACGGATCGTGCAGAGGACACCAGCGCCCCTTGACACCCTGCGTCTCCTCGTACGCGTTCATGTAAAAGGAGACGGCGTCCCGGATCACCCGCGCATAGGGCAGCCCGGGGTCGATGCGCGCCAGGTCCCCTTCGGTCAATCGGGCCTGCATCGTGACGTCGAGGCCGACCATCGTCAGCGGCGCCCCGGAGCGCAGGACGATGGCGGCCGCCTCCGGGTCCCCCCAGAGGTTGGCTTCGGCCACGGCCGTCACGTTGCCCGGACAGAACGCGGCGCCTCCCATGAACACCACGCCGCGGACCAGCCGGGCCAGATCGGGATCGAACAGAAACGCCCTCGCGACGTTGGTCATGCGCGCCACCGGCACCAGCACCACCTCGCCAGGATAGCGCCGGATGGTCTCGCGGATGAATGCGGCGGCATCCTGCTCCTCCGCCCGCCGGTGCGGCTCGGCCAGCCGTGTATCGCCGAGCCCGTCCTCACCGTGAATCCACGGCACCGGTCCACTCCACTCGCGCAGGATGGGGCGATCGGCCCCGCGGAACACGGGGACGTCCGCACCGCACAGCTCGACGAGACACAAGGTGTTTCGCGTCGCCTGGTCGACGTCCACGTTTCCGAAACAGGTGGTGATCCCGAGCACCTCCAGATGCGGGGATCGCAAGGCGTACAGGATGGCCAGGGCGTCGTCGACACCCGTATCCACGTCCAGCACAATGCGCGTCCGTTCCAAGGCTTGTCCTCCCTGGGCCTGTGCAGGCTCAGACCTGCGTGATAACATGGTCCTGAATGCGGTTGCAGGTGCCCGCGCCGCTCACGGTACCGAGGGCGCACACCCACTTCTTCCGACTGAGGCCAGTATACACCACATCATGCGGGCACGCGCACGAACCGGGTCGCCGTACCGCCCCCTGTGCGGTCCCCGCCATCCCGAGGTGAAGTCATGGACGCTCGCCTGATGTCCTACCTGTACTGTTTCAACATCACACGCGATTACTTCGAATGCCACGAGTACGGTGAATCCCTTTGGCTCGACAGCGGCCGCCCCGTCGGGCTGAAAGGCCTGATTCAGGTGGCGGTGTGCCTCTACCACTTGGAAAACGGCAACGTCCGCGGCGCCTGGCGGATGTGGCAGCGTGCCCGCGAGTACCTGAACCCGCTTCGGCCCGAGTACGAGTCCATCGATGTCGACCGGCTGATCGCGGACATCGACGCGGTGTTCGCACAGGTGCCCGCGCACTGGCGCCCGATGCAGGTCAGTCCGGCCCAGGTGGAGGCCCTGCATCTGCCCCGGGTCGACATTCGGATCACCGATCCCGCCATCGCCGCGCAGCTCCCCCAATGGTCCCCGGAACCGCTCGCCGATCGGGATTGAATCTGTAAATTCCTTACCTTTTCAATCCACTTTTATTTGATTTCACAAGTGTAGCCTCGTACAATCCGGATGTAATCGTTTGCACCTTCAGATTGGGATTGGAAAGGGAGGATAACGACTTGCGCCGATTGGCCGTCTTTTTTTTGTTCATCATCCCGTTTCTCGCACAGCTCGTTGCGTTGCCTTGGGTAAACCGGATCCATCCAATGGTGCTGGGCTTCCCGCTATTGCACTTCTGGCTCTTGATCTGGATGCTGCTCACGCCGTTGTTCACCCTCGCCATCCACTGGATTCTGAGAAAGGAGGCGGAGGCATGATGCACGGCCATTCCATGGCTTTCGCGGTCACATCCGTGCTCGTCCTCGCCGTCGTGCTCATCGGGTTTCTGGCGGGACGCGACAAAGAAGCGCGCAGCTCCGTGGAGGAGTGGTCCGTCGGCGGCCGGCGCCTCGGCAGCCTGTTCGTGTGGTTTCTCGTGGGCGCCGACGTATACACGGCGTACACGTTCCTCGGATTGACCAGTTCCGCGTACAGCGGCGGTAGCATCGCCTTCTTCGCGACGCCGTACGTGGTGCTCGCCTATCCGATGGCGTATTTCTTCCTGCCAAAATTATGGCGGGTGGCCAAAGAACACGGCTACATGACCCTGGCCGACTACGTGGGCGGCCGTTTCGACAGCAAGCTCCTATCCTTCCTGGTGGCCATCACCGGCGTCCTCATGCTCATCCCGTACATCGACCTGCAGCTGAGCGGCATCCTCGACACCCTGCAGGTGGCGGGCGCGGGATTGGTCAACGTCAAGCTGATCGTGATCGTGTCGTTCCTTCTCGTTGCGCTGTACACGTTCTTCAGCGGCCTCAAGGCGCCGACGTATACCGCCATCATCAAGGACATCCTGGTCTGGGTGGTGATGCTGTTCCTCGTCATCTC includes the following:
- a CDS encoding YheC/YheD family protein, giving the protein MARKPELGKYLLYRLFSQHKEIRRHLPATARYTPAVLAAFLRRYRVVFVKPSGGSRGQGILKVWRDGGKVHVQHTVHSRRTFRSVEAAVRHVERIRDPKAYVVQQGIPLFQVGGRPVDIRVMVQRERPGGPWLYTGMVAKVAGKDSVVTNVALSRGRVMEVEAALRQGLGWSPQQVQRCVTRLRELALEAARHFDSYQMYRELGFDFGIDTKGRIWLIEENTGPSHLMKLLKNRPDIGRLMDRRWALYQRALRR
- a CDS encoding ketopantoate reductase family protein, translating into MHVVVIGAGAVGGYFGARLAQNGIPVTFLVRERRRQQLAERGLRVRSVYGDIQLSPQLAVRPEDIASPGLVLLAVKQYHLEGALPQVQALARQGAYVLPLLNGIRHLDALRSVVPPRQLLGGLCHIEATLDASGDVVHTSQLHDITYGPLAETDAEALPAIDETLQGRGFIARRSEQVLVDMWIKYICLSTLSGLTASTRKPIGAVREDGPASRLMRQFAAEAAAVARAECPEVPSEAADQAVRWLERLPASMTSSMHRDLEKGLPIEIESIQGVLVELAERHGIDTPAIRTLYAVLHPHREGAREPAGQA
- a CDS encoding nucleoside hydrolase translates to MERTRIVLDVDTGVDDALAILYALRSPHLEVLGITTCFGNVDVDQATRNTLCLVELCGADVPVFRGADRPILREWSGPVPWIHGEDGLGDTRLAEPHRRAEEQDAAAFIRETIRRYPGEVVLVPVARMTNVARAFLFDPDLARLVRGVVFMGGAAFCPGNVTAVAEANLWGDPEAAAIVLRSGAPLTMVGLDVTMQARLTEGDLARIDPGLPYARVIRDAVSFYMNAYEETQGVKGRWCPLHDPLAVAVAEDPTLCTTRPYSVRVSCDGITAGMTVVDARPHAEGEANVQVCVEVDAERFLARFRARIGIAVDKD
- a CDS encoding DUF309 domain-containing protein — translated: MDARLMSYLYCFNITRDYFECHEYGESLWLDSGRPVGLKGLIQVAVCLYHLENGNVRGAWRMWQRAREYLNPLRPEYESIDVDRLIADIDAVFAQVPAHWRPMQVSPAQVEALHLPRVDIRITDPAIAAQLPQWSPEPLADRD
- a CDS encoding DUF3311 domain-containing protein; this encodes MRRLAVFFLFIIPFLAQLVALPWVNRIHPMVLGFPLLHFWLLIWMLLTPLFTLAIHWILRKEAEA